The following is a genomic window from Serratia ficaria.
AGGAGCTGATGGCCATGCTGGCGCCCACCAGCAGCGGCCCCAGGGTCAGCACCATCCAGTACACCGCGAAGGAGAAGACGATCGGCCGCTTGTTCTTGCTGCGCCAGATGGTGTTCAGCACGCTGTCTACCGAAGAGATCAGCAGCAGCGCGGTGACGATCAGCCCGCAGGTGCCGACGGCGGTCATCTTGTTGGAATTGGCGACAAACTGTTCCAGATAACTTTGGATCACGTTGCCGGCGGCCGGCATGAAATTGGAAAAAATGAAGCTTTTCAGCTGCACGCTGATGTCGGAAAACATCGGGAACGCGGCAAACAGCGCGAACACCACGGTGACCAGGGGCACCAGCGACAGCAGCGATACATAGGCGAGATGGCCCGCCAGCATGGTCAGGCCGTCGCTGTCGACGCGCTGGATCAACAGCCGGCCGAAGGTGACGCCGGGTTTAATCGCAGAAGGCAGCTTCTTGCGGCGGAAAAACGACATGCTCGCTCCTTGATGTCAGTTTTACCCGTTGCAGCCTGCGGGCGAATAGGTGAAACAAGGGCGCTGCAGCGGGTATGCACGCCTTAAGCTTAACGCGTCGCGCTCATTGGGCAAAATAGGCCGGCACCACGTCGCGATCGGTCACGTGCACCGCCTTGATCCCCAAGGCCTGCGCGGCGGCGACGTTCGCCGGATGATCGTCGAAGAACACCGCGTTCTCCGCAGCGGCGTTTTCCGCGTTCAGCACGTGCTGATAGATAGCGGCGTCCGGCTTGCGCATGCCGAGATCCTGCGACAGATACAGATGGTCCGCCGCGGCGGCCACTTCAGGATAGTGCTGCGGCCAGTAGTTGCAGTGCAGGCGGTTGGTGTTCGACAGCACCACCACCCGGTGGCCTTCGCCGCGCAGGCGTTGCATGATG
Proteins encoded in this region:
- a CDS encoding virulence factor BrkB family protein, with translation MSFFRRKKLPSAIKPGVTFGRLLIQRVDSDGLTMLAGHLAYVSLLSLVPLVTVVFALFAAFPMFSDISVQLKSFIFSNFMPAAGNVIQSYLEQFVANSNKMTAVGTCGLIVTALLLISSVDSVLNTIWRSKNKRPIVFSFAVYWMVLTLGPLLVGASMAISSYLLSLNWLAQTGVNSLVDQVLRIFPLILSWISFWLLYCIVPTVRVPPKDALIGALVAGLLFELGKKGFALYVTMFPSYQLIYGVLAVIPILFLWVYWSWCIVLLGAEITVTIGEYRDYRRQKAKQQEQHQEGQEL
- the yihX gene encoding glucose-1-phosphatase gives rise to the protein MLYIFDLGNVIVDIDFKRVLGVWSNLSGTPLAVLADRFTMGEVFQQHERGEISDEDFAGKLCEEMGIALSFEQFATGWQAVFVALRPEVIDIMQRLRGEGHRVVVLSNTNRLHCNYWPQHYPEVAAAADHLYLSQDLGMRKPDAAIYQHVLNAENAAAENAVFFDDHPANVAAAQALGIKAVHVTDRDVVPAYFAQ